A genome region from Triticum aestivum cultivar Chinese Spring chromosome 2B, IWGSC CS RefSeq v2.1, whole genome shotgun sequence includes the following:
- the LOC123045724 gene encoding uncharacterized protein — MSMSYDGSQSEDRQSEEVQSAYKKFSAGDEDAIRGFVNLDETEEQNEENEWSWVPQEEDPLAESASSLEKAQEVLEKFFKKNEDLESEMLKLSELGKGFVAEDSHDGNIGLPYIEADVLGMNQKMECLELKLKEASDTITEKDSRLSELQLLINSAHTPTLQTEPVNIDELEAELESHLQDKIEAEIQCLVMVKARQNWQARAEDQIALDEHRLSTGDDMRMLLKLQDTEKKIVMLKEQVDRLEAHEKELSVTTEVLRMQSKTFKIGLFGLLQLIMLCLSLKMFFAQDSARFDDLVPT; from the exons ATGTCGATGAGTTACGATGGGTCTCAAAGTGAGGATCGGCAAAGTGAGGAGGTTCAGTCAGCATACAAAAAGTTCAGTGCAGGGGATGAGGACGCGATAAGGGGTTTTGTAAATTTGGATGAAACTGAAGAGCAAAATGAAGAAAATGAGTGGAGTTGGGTGCCCCAAGAGGAGGATCCTCTTGCTGAATCAGCTTCTTCGCTTGAGAAAGCACAAGAAGTTCTTGAAAAATTCTTCAAGAAAAATGAAGATCTTGAAAGTG AGATGCTGAAATTGTCAGAACTTGGCAAGGGGTTTGTGGCTGAGGATTCACATGATGGCAACATAGGTTTGCCTTATATAGAGGCTGATGTACTGGGGATGAATCAAAAGATGGAATGTCTTGAACTGAAACTGAAAGAAGCGTCAGATACTATCACAGAGAAGGATTCAAGATTATCCGAGCTCCAGTTACTTATCAACAGTGCACATACACCAACGCTGCAGACGGAGCCCGTCAACATTGATGAGTTGGAGGCCGAGCTTGAGAGCCACCTTCAGGACAAAATCGAAGCCGAGATTCAGTGTCTGGTCATGGTGAAAGCGAGACAAAACTGGCAAGCCCGGGCCGAGGACCAGATCGCGTTGGACGAGCACAGGCTCTCCACCGGGGACGACATGAGAATGTTGCTCAAGCTGCAAGACACGGAGAAGAAGATCGTGATGCTGAAGGAACAGGTGGACAGACTAGAGGCCCACGAGAAGGAGCTGTCGGTGACGACGGAGGTCCTGAGGATGCAAAGCAAGACCTTCAAGATCGGCCTCTTCGGTCTCCTCCAGCTGATCATGCTGTGCCTTTCCCTCAAGATGTTCTTCGCCCAGGACTCTGCCCGCTTCGACGATCTCGTACCGACATGA